One Microbacterium esteraromaticum genomic window carries:
- a CDS encoding Ig-like domain-containing protein — protein MAILDDKSGDLWVTSAKGLAGFDIKGADPTVELGKGADVTVGRDGTVFALAGEKGEVVTVPVDPEGLPLEASVASVGELDLSESPSITAVGSRPVVLDAAAGVVSSPGGFRAEIGGGAADAVLQQASAESSVVAVATPGALVQVPFDGGDPVEVAADGAGVAAAPVQLRGCTYAAWAGSATFVRDCVGESSDVKERIPGAEDAGSLTFRVNRDVIVLNDIIGGAAWLANESLQRVDDWSVLVPPEGESEDDENTTQETVETSLPERKEENTVPTAEDDALGVRPGGTTLLPVLDNDNDPDGDVLVASVEGKQPSVGEVRPILNGAALQITVPEDATGSASFTYLIDDGRGGKDTATVAVTVHEESSNTAPRPKRSSKLAVEVGGTVSYNVLPDWRDPEGDDLYLRNVVAAEGDEVDFTTDGKITYRAVASLQGRKEIAVVVSDALGKAADGKIVLDVKPEGSTNPLTNADHVVTRAGESVTVSPLANDTSSGREQLRLARVEDTAGVEIDRDYANRKFSFKAAAPGTYYVQYLATAGPKPAKGIVRVDVLDDQQSDLPPVAVRDVAMLPAGSESLVGVLGNDSDPAGGVLVVQSVSVPPSSGVNVSVLNHETLRVSDQGGLDEPVRITYRISNGTKSAEADVVVIPIPAPTKLLAPVTNDDEAVVRVGDVVTIPVLDNDVHPNGDKLTVAPDLVEPLVDPEDGEAFVSQDAVRFRAGDTPGTVYITYEAVDSRGQKAGGHIAVQILPVDQEGKNAAPRARDLTARTLAGSRINIPVPLDGLDADGDSVELIGVDGAPTKGRIVEQGNNYLTYEAYDEVNGVDTFSYKVRDRLGAESRATIRVGVAPPEAVNQAPYAVNDSVVVRPGRSVAVPALGNDSDPEGDRIGYLKSGLTLPPDVQGLSAKVSGDRLVIDVPDEELETSIQYTIEDAKGARATAAIFVKVDEDVPLMNPVARDDRVQVEDVKDDLTVDLDILRNDEDPDGTIEGVDVTVEEGARLLGDGKVRVTVGEQRQLIRYVVTDQDELSSSAFIFVPAIKELRPRLRSTKPLEVQSGETREIPLEKFVVVAGGGDVRLTEAAKVSASFANGESLIKDTTTLVYTSKDRFFGEDALTFEVTDGDGPDDPEGRKSTLTIPITVLPPDNQPPTLTGAQMQIAPGEKATALDLSGLATDPDPKDQDKLRFSVDSQPGEGIRARVEGDVLYAETGADTPKGTSVTIPISVTDGTTEPVEGTVQVTVTASTRSLAVASPDSVDEADQGKTITVPALANDINPFAADGKPLKLLSAVVESGAGQAKVVGDNVEVTSNDSFVGVMVVRYRVQDATKDPDREVDGRITVTVQGVPDAPGRPTVTAVEDRTVVLNWSAPSNNGAQITEYTVTSVSGNPYSKTCASTTCTLDGLTNNVEYTFQVTATNRVGEGEASPASEMARPDTRPDTPLPPKLVFGDKALDVTWTTPKSSGSPVETYTLEISPTPPSGIGQKTGVTGNSLRWEGLENGTSYSVRIQAHNRAPDPSSWSLYSAAEIPAGPPAAVAAPRVSSAPSVGSEAQMTVSWTQPDTNGAAIEQYELVTYRGGGEVSRMRVGTATSQTVRVPTSTADYTYAVRAKNKALEWGALGPQSAPQRAFGQPGAPSSVTATPKDRAIEVDFTMTDAARNGASEGEMRYQYQLNAQAWQNWDGTSLVPANNGDPYTVRVRAYSVVDGQQSNVGPSTASNSVTPFGAPHAPTGSASRSGDTGVEVTWNAGGSYNGRPITTYISIDGGGWQQVATTGRRVVGNTYSTEHSIKVRVTATEGGSAESPVYRATSGPKPEPVQPTATLSAGSVVSGCTAANGGGACHRYKLTTNQQFRADNYNVECWAGGRYSSNNAGYPVYIPSGGTIEIACYSGYYSNKELKIIGGNPSSAYGQFW, from the coding sequence GTGGCGATCCTGGATGACAAGTCGGGGGATTTGTGGGTGACGTCGGCGAAGGGGCTGGCGGGGTTTGACATCAAGGGTGCGGATCCGACGGTGGAGCTCGGCAAGGGTGCCGATGTGACGGTGGGTCGGGATGGCACGGTGTTTGCGCTTGCGGGTGAGAAGGGTGAGGTCGTCACTGTTCCGGTGGATCCGGAGGGTCTGCCTTTGGAGGCGTCGGTGGCGTCGGTGGGTGAGCTTGATCTGAGTGAGTCGCCGAGTATCACGGCGGTGGGGTCGCGGCCGGTGGTGTTGGATGCGGCGGCGGGTGTGGTGTCGTCGCCGGGTGGTTTCCGGGCGGAGATCGGCGGTGGGGCGGCGGATGCTGTGTTGCAGCAGGCGTCGGCGGAGTCGTCGGTGGTGGCTGTGGCGACGCCGGGTGCGTTGGTTCAGGTGCCGTTCGATGGTGGGGATCCTGTGGAGGTGGCTGCTGATGGTGCGGGTGTTGCGGCGGCTCCGGTGCAGTTGCGTGGGTGCACGTATGCGGCGTGGGCGGGGTCGGCGACGTTCGTTCGGGATTGTGTGGGTGAGTCGTCGGATGTGAAGGAGCGGATTCCGGGTGCGGAGGATGCGGGGTCGTTGACGTTCCGGGTGAACCGGGATGTGATCGTGCTGAATGACATCATCGGCGGTGCTGCGTGGCTGGCGAATGAGAGTCTGCAGCGGGTGGATGACTGGAGTGTGCTGGTTCCGCCGGAGGGGGAGAGCGAGGACGACGAGAACACGACGCAGGAGACGGTGGAGACGTCTTTGCCTGAGCGCAAGGAGGAGAACACCGTTCCGACGGCGGAGGATGATGCGCTGGGTGTGCGTCCGGGTGGGACGACGTTGCTGCCGGTGTTGGATAACGACAATGATCCGGATGGGGATGTGCTGGTCGCGTCGGTGGAGGGCAAGCAGCCGTCGGTGGGTGAGGTGCGTCCGATTCTGAACGGCGCGGCTCTGCAGATCACGGTTCCTGAGGACGCGACGGGGTCGGCATCCTTCACCTACCTGATCGACGACGGACGAGGCGGCAAAGACACCGCCACCGTGGCCGTGACCGTTCACGAGGAGTCCTCGAACACGGCTCCGAGACCCAAGCGATCGAGCAAGCTCGCGGTAGAGGTCGGCGGCACCGTCTCATACAACGTCCTGCCCGATTGGCGGGACCCCGAGGGGGACGACCTCTATCTGCGCAACGTGGTCGCAGCGGAAGGCGACGAGGTCGACTTCACCACCGACGGCAAGATCACCTACCGCGCCGTGGCCAGCCTTCAGGGCCGCAAGGAGATCGCCGTGGTCGTCTCGGATGCACTCGGCAAGGCGGCCGATGGCAAGATCGTGCTGGACGTGAAGCCGGAGGGGTCGACGAACCCGTTGACGAACGCGGACCACGTGGTGACGCGAGCGGGTGAGTCGGTGACGGTGTCTCCGCTCGCCAACGACACCAGCTCCGGCCGTGAGCAGCTGCGCCTCGCCCGCGTGGAGGACACCGCCGGGGTCGAGATCGACCGCGACTACGCGAACCGGAAGTTCTCGTTCAAGGCGGCCGCTCCCGGCACCTATTACGTGCAGTACCTGGCCACTGCAGGCCCGAAGCCTGCCAAGGGCATCGTGCGCGTCGACGTGCTCGATGACCAGCAGAGCGATCTGCCCCCGGTCGCCGTGCGCGATGTCGCCATGCTGCCCGCCGGCAGCGAGTCGCTGGTGGGTGTGCTGGGCAACGACAGCGATCCCGCCGGCGGCGTGCTGGTGGTGCAGTCGGTGTCGGTTCCGCCCAGCAGTGGCGTCAACGTCTCGGTGCTGAACCATGAGACCCTCCGCGTCAGCGACCAGGGCGGGCTCGACGAGCCGGTCCGGATCACGTACCGCATCTCCAACGGCACCAAGTCGGCCGAGGCGGATGTCGTCGTCATCCCCATCCCGGCCCCGACGAAGCTGCTCGCGCCGGTCACCAATGACGATGAGGCGGTCGTGCGCGTGGGTGACGTGGTGACGATTCCTGTGCTCGACAATGACGTGCATCCGAACGGCGACAAGCTGACAGTGGCGCCGGACCTGGTCGAGCCGTTGGTGGACCCGGAGGACGGCGAGGCGTTCGTGTCTCAGGATGCGGTGCGCTTCCGCGCCGGTGACACTCCCGGCACCGTCTACATCACCTACGAGGCGGTCGACTCCCGGGGCCAGAAGGCCGGTGGTCATATCGCGGTGCAGATCCTGCCGGTGGATCAGGAGGGGAAGAATGCCGCCCCGCGCGCGCGTGACCTGACGGCTCGGACGCTGGCCGGGTCGCGGATCAACATCCCGGTGCCGCTGGATGGTCTCGACGCGGATGGCGACTCCGTCGAGCTGATCGGTGTGGACGGTGCTCCCACGAAGGGGCGCATCGTCGAACAGGGCAACAACTATCTGACCTATGAGGCCTACGACGAGGTCAACGGCGTCGACACCTTCAGCTATAAGGTGCGAGACCGTCTGGGTGCGGAGTCTCGCGCGACCATTCGGGTCGGGGTCGCCCCACCCGAGGCGGTGAATCAGGCGCCGTATGCGGTGAATGATTCGGTGGTGGTGCGTCCTGGTCGTTCGGTTGCGGTGCCGGCGTTGGGGAATGATTCGGATCCTGAGGGTGATCGGATCGGGTATCTGAAGTCGGGGCTGACTCTTCCGCCGGATGTGCAGGGTCTGTCGGCGAAGGTGTCGGGTGATCGTCTGGTGATCGATGTGCCGGATGAGGAGCTGGAGACGTCGATTCAGTACACGATCGAGGATGCGAAGGGTGCGCGGGCGACGGCGGCGATCTTTGTGAAGGTCGATGAGGATGTTCCGCTGATGAATCCGGTCGCGCGTGATGATCGGGTTCAGGTCGAGGATGTGAAGGATGACCTGACGGTCGATCTGGATATTCTCCGCAACGATGAGGATCCGGACGGCACGATCGAGGGTGTCGATGTGACGGTTGAGGAGGGCGCTCGTCTGCTGGGGGATGGCAAGGTTCGGGTCACGGTGGGGGAGCAGCGTCAGCTGATCCGCTATGTGGTGACGGATCAGGATGAGCTGTCGTCGTCGGCGTTCATCTTCGTGCCGGCGATCAAGGAGCTGCGTCCGCGGTTGCGGTCGACGAAGCCGTTGGAGGTGCAGAGCGGGGAGACGCGTGAGATCCCGCTGGAGAAGTTCGTGGTGGTCGCCGGTGGTGGGGATGTGCGGCTGACGGAGGCGGCGAAGGTGAGTGCGTCGTTCGCGAACGGTGAGTCGCTGATCAAGGACACCACGACGCTGGTCTACACGTCGAAGGATCGGTTCTTCGGTGAGGATGCGCTGACGTTCGAGGTCACTGATGGTGATGGTCCGGATGATCCGGAGGGCCGCAAGTCGACGTTGACGATCCCGATCACGGTGCTTCCGCCCGACAACCAGCCGCCGACGCTGACGGGTGCGCAGATGCAGATCGCACCCGGCGAGAAGGCCACCGCGCTCGACCTGTCGGGACTGGCCACCGATCCCGACCCGAAAGACCAGGACAAGCTCCGCTTCTCCGTCGATTCGCAGCCGGGCGAGGGCATCAGAGCACGCGTCGAAGGTGACGTGCTGTATGCCGAGACGGGTGCAGATACACCAAAGGGCACATCGGTCACGATCCCGATCTCCGTGACCGACGGCACCACCGAGCCCGTCGAGGGCACCGTGCAGGTCACGGTCACGGCATCCACCCGATCGCTCGCCGTGGCGAGCCCCGACTCGGTCGACGAGGCCGATCAGGGCAAGACCATCACCGTCCCCGCTCTGGCGAATGACATCAATCCTTTCGCCGCCGACGGCAAGCCGCTGAAGCTTCTGTCCGCAGTGGTCGAGAGCGGTGCCGGCCAGGCGAAGGTCGTGGGAGACAACGTGGAGGTCACGTCGAACGATTCGTTCGTCGGCGTCATGGTGGTTCGCTATCGCGTACAGGATGCGACCAAGGATCCGGACCGGGAAGTGGACGGCCGGATCACCGTCACGGTGCAGGGTGTTCCGGATGCTCCCGGTCGTCCGACGGTGACGGCGGTGGAAGATCGCACGGTGGTGCTGAACTGGTCGGCGCCGTCGAACAACGGTGCGCAGATCACCGAGTACACGGTGACCTCGGTCTCGGGCAACCCGTACAGCAAGACCTGTGCCTCGACGACGTGCACGCTGGACGGTCTGACGAACAACGTCGAGTACACGTTCCAGGTGACGGCGACCAACCGCGTCGGCGAGGGCGAGGCGTCGCCGGCATCGGAGATGGCCCGCCCTGACACCCGCCCCGACACTCCGCTGCCGCCGAAGCTGGTCTTCGGCGACAAGGCGCTGGACGTGACCTGGACCACACCGAAGTCGAGCGGCTCGCCGGTCGAGACCTACACGCTGGAGATCTCACCCACTCCGCCGTCGGGCATCGGTCAGAAGACCGGCGTGACCGGCAACTCGCTGCGCTGGGAGGGGCTCGAGAACGGCACCAGTTACAGCGTGCGCATCCAGGCGCACAACCGCGCCCCGGATCCGTCGAGCTGGAGCCTGTACTCGGCGGCCGAGATCCCGGCTGGTCCTCCCGCCGCGGTGGCGGCTCCCCGCGTGAGCAGCGCCCCCTCGGTCGGCTCTGAGGCGCAGATGACGGTCAGCTGGACGCAGCCCGACACCAACGGTGCCGCGATCGAGCAGTACGAGCTCGTCACGTACCGCGGTGGCGGCGAGGTGTCTCGGATGCGGGTGGGCACGGCCACCTCGCAGACGGTGAGGGTGCCCACCAGTACGGCGGACTACACCTACGCGGTGCGAGCGAAGAACAAGGCTCTTGAATGGGGTGCGCTCGGTCCGCAGTCCGCCCCGCAGCGGGCGTTCGGCCAGCCGGGCGCGCCGTCGAGCGTGACGGCCACCCCGAAGGACCGCGCGATCGAGGTGGACTTCACCATGACGGACGCGGCCCGCAACGGGGCGTCCGAGGGCGAGATGCGGTATCAGTACCAGCTGAACGCGCAGGCGTGGCAGAACTGGGACGGCACATCGCTCGTCCCGGCGAACAACGGCGACCCCTACACAGTCCGCGTCCGCGCGTACTCGGTGGTCGACGGTCAGCAGTCCAATGTGGGCCCGTCGACGGCCTCGAACTCCGTCACCCCCTTCGGTGCACCTCACGCACCGACTGGCTCTGCGTCGAGGTCTGGCGACACGGGCGTCGAGGTCACCTGGAACGCCGGTGGTTCATACAACGGACGCCCGATCACCACCTACATCAGCATCGACGGCGGCGGCTGGCAGCAGGTCGCCACCACCGGCAGGCGGGTCGTGGGAAACACCTACAGCACCGAGCACTCGATCAAGGTGCGGGTCACGGCGACCGAGGGCGGCTCGGCGGAGTCACCCGTCTATCGCGCGACATCGGGCCCGAAGCCGGAGCCGGTGCAGCCCACTGCGACGCTGTCTGCGGGCTCGGTGGTGTCCGGATGCACTGCGGCGAACGGCGGCGGTGCATGCCACCGATACAAGCTGACGACCAACCAGCAGTTCAGGGCGGACAATTACAACGTCGAATGCTGGGCAGGCGGAAGGTACTCGTCGAACAACGCCGGGTACCCGGTGTACATCCCCTCTGGCGGGACCATTGAGATCGCGTGCTATTCGGGGTACTACTCGAACAAGGAGCTCAAGATCATCGGCGGCAACCCCAGCAGCGCGTACGGCCAGTTCTGGTGA
- a CDS encoding PP2C family protein-serine/threonine phosphatase has protein sequence MTQGVVLNVAALTDVGLKRAVNEDAVLAESPIFLVADGMGGHDAGDKASIAVVEAFATLGGSAVTTADIGAALARANEAVSSIAAQHARGAGSTVAAAALVEHDGVPHWLVFNVGDSRVYRHLGSALDQLTVDHSLGQELVDAGELRPENLAGFAQRNVITRAVGAADSVADSWLVPVIDGERLLICSDGLSGEISDESIRATLTMCGRPETAAEALVRRAKEAGGRDNISVIVIDVVSGGAIASGDGTTDSRLASAVRTESMLEGTTVPVRRGG, from the coding sequence ATGACGCAGGGAGTGGTCCTCAACGTCGCCGCACTCACCGATGTCGGACTGAAGCGGGCGGTCAACGAGGATGCCGTTCTTGCGGAGTCGCCGATCTTCCTCGTCGCCGACGGCATGGGCGGACACGATGCGGGCGACAAGGCCAGCATCGCCGTCGTCGAGGCGTTCGCGACCCTCGGTGGTTCGGCCGTGACCACTGCGGACATCGGCGCGGCACTGGCACGGGCGAATGAGGCGGTGTCGTCCATCGCCGCCCAGCATGCACGTGGAGCCGGCAGCACCGTCGCCGCGGCGGCACTGGTCGAGCACGACGGCGTGCCGCACTGGCTGGTGTTCAACGTCGGCGACTCGAGGGTGTATCGGCATCTCGGTTCGGCCCTCGATCAGCTGACCGTCGACCATTCGCTGGGTCAGGAACTGGTGGATGCGGGTGAGCTGCGACCTGAGAACCTCGCCGGTTTCGCTCAGCGCAATGTGATCACGCGTGCGGTGGGGGCCGCAGACAGCGTCGCCGACAGCTGGTTGGTGCCGGTCATCGACGGGGAGCGGCTGCTGATCTGCTCAGACGGGCTGAGCGGCGAGATAAGCGACGAGAGCATACGGGCGACGCTCACGATGTGCGGGCGTCCGGAGACAGCTGCTGAGGCTCTGGTCCGCCGTGCGAAGGAGGCCGGCGGCCGCGACAACATCTCGGTCATCGTGATCGACGTCGTCTCCGGTGGCGCGATCGCGTCGGGCGACGGCACCACCGACAGTCGCCTGGCGTCTGCTGTGCGCACCGAGTCGATGCTCGAGGGAACGACCGTCCCGGTGCGGAGGGGCGGCTGA
- a CDS encoding DUF5684 domain-containing protein, giving the protein MNPLADGGGMPLATILVIGLGVVVGIGGYLWYAIALSKLFPRLDEKGWKGWVPILNEATILSLGGKPAWNVIFLLVPIVQIYGLYVKAVALHRINQRFGRGAGMTVLGLLVPPAWATVLAVGPLPYPEGDRLASIRPGPVRRQSDAGSGAAQGYLAPPILPPSSTAPSFAPSFAPSSVPAPDAQVQPPSPVGPATAPAPPAAPAGLIESVPWASGQGASASSPDATQPVGPTASVSPAGYAPAPPAVAPAAPAAAPAAPAAAPAAPAAAPAPPTPAPPAVAPPAAAPAPPAVAPAAANEPAAPAQAPAAPAHPAVVQADFAAADTVAAPPASLRRPAPESSFAAPVQPVRQTSDEAGSVPQVRPMPMPMPAEPMPAEPTSQAASLTAASADDEFDATIVVSRRRGARRVLVLDDGRRFALSATSIVIGRNPDGQPGEQRLAIPDKTRTLSKTHARLVVQGDEWRLTDLHSTNGVVVVADDGAETLLDAGESVIGAGRFILGEVGMHVAEESGS; this is encoded by the coding sequence ATGAATCCGCTCGCAGATGGTGGCGGGATGCCCCTGGCGACGATCCTCGTGATCGGTCTCGGTGTCGTCGTCGGCATCGGAGGCTACCTCTGGTACGCCATCGCGCTGTCGAAGCTGTTCCCCCGTCTCGATGAGAAGGGGTGGAAGGGCTGGGTGCCGATCCTGAACGAGGCGACCATCCTCTCGCTCGGCGGCAAGCCCGCGTGGAACGTGATCTTCCTCCTCGTGCCGATCGTTCAGATCTACGGCCTGTACGTGAAGGCCGTCGCGCTGCACAGGATCAACCAGCGCTTCGGTCGCGGCGCGGGCATGACGGTGCTGGGACTGCTGGTTCCGCCGGCATGGGCGACCGTGCTCGCAGTCGGCCCGCTGCCCTATCCCGAGGGCGACCGGCTCGCCAGCATCCGTCCGGGGCCCGTCCGCCGGCAGTCGGATGCGGGGTCGGGTGCCGCGCAGGGGTACCTCGCCCCGCCGATCCTCCCGCCGTCGTCGACCGCTCCGTCGTTCGCGCCCTCGTTCGCTCCGTCATCCGTGCCCGCTCCGGATGCTCAGGTGCAGCCGCCGTCGCCGGTCGGACCGGCGACCGCACCCGCCCCGCCTGCCGCTCCGGCCGGGCTGATCGAGTCGGTTCCCTGGGCGTCGGGGCAGGGCGCGAGCGCCTCGTCGCCCGACGCGACGCAGCCCGTCGGGCCGACCGCGTCCGTCTCCCCGGCAGGGTATGCCCCGGCTCCGCCTGCGGTTGCCCCGGCTGCGCCTGCGGCTGCTCCGGCTGCGCCTGCGGCTGCTCCGGCTGCGCCTGCGGCTGCTCCGGCTCCGCCTACTCCGGCTCCGCCTGCGGTTGCTCCGCCCGCGGCTGCTCCGGCTCCGCCAGCGGTTGCACCGGCGGCGGCGAACGAGCCCGCCGCGCCCGCGCAGGCACCGGCTGCACCGGCCCACCCTGCTGTCGTGCAGGCGGACTTCGCGGCGGCCGACACCGTCGCCGCCCCGCCGGCATCCCTCCGTCGCCCGGCGCCGGAATCGAGCTTCGCGGCACCCGTGCAGCCGGTCAGGCAGACATCGGACGAGGCCGGCTCGGTGCCGCAGGTGCGACCGATGCCGATGCCGATGCCGGCAGAGCCGATGCCGGCAGAGCCGACGTCGCAGGCCGCTTCGCTCACCGCTGCGTCGGCCGACGACGAGTTCGACGCGACCATCGTGGTCTCGCGCCGGCGTGGGGCGCGGCGCGTGCTCGTGCTCGACGACGGACGCCGCTTCGCGCTGTCGGCGACGAGCATCGTCATCGGACGCAACCCGGATGGCCAGCCCGGCGAGCAGCGTCTGGCGATCCCCGACAAGACACGCACCCTGTCGAAGACCCATGCACGCCTCGTCGTGCAGGGGGACGAGTGGCGGCTCACCGATCTGCACTCCACCAACGGCGTGGTCGTCGTGGCCGATGATGGTGCGGAGACCCTCCTCGACGCGGGTGAGAGCGTCATCGGCGCCGGCAGGTTCATCCTCGGCGAGGTCGGCATGCACGTCGCTGAGGAGTCGGGCTCATGA